In Nitrospinaceae bacterium, the DNA window TTATCGTATTGCGGAGATTTTGATCATCCTCTAGCATATCGTTTGTTAGCAGTTAAGCAGGCTAAAAGAGATACCCTAAAAAAACTGTCGGTTACCCGGATTTTAAGGGGCATGACGAAAAGTAGGCGGAAAAAGAGAACATGGGCGAGCTTCTTGACCGGATTGATAGTCCGGATGATCTGAAAAAAATAAGCGAGGAAGAGCTGCCGCAGGTCGTCAGTGAGATCCGCGACATGATTGTGCAGGTGACCTCCGAGACGGGGGGGCATTTGGGCGCCTCGATGGGAGCGGCCGAGCTCGTTGTTGCGCTGCACTATCTCTTTGACACGCCCCGCGACAAAATTATTTTCGACGTGGGCCATCAGGCCTATGCACATAAAATCCTCACAGGCCGCCGCGACAAATTTGGCACGCTCCGCCAGTGGGGCGGTATCGCTGGTTTTCCCGATAGGCGCGAGAGCGAGTATGACGCGCTCAATGTTGCCCACGGGGGCACTTCGATTTCCGCCGCGCTTGGCATGGCCACCGCTCGTGATCTCCAGGGCGAGGACTATAATGTCGTTGCCGTCATCGGTGATGGCAGCCTCACTGCGGGCATGGCGATGGAAGGGCTCAATAACGCCGGCCACATGAAACGCGATGTCACAGTCATCCTGAACGACAACAAAATGGGCATCTCGAAAAACGTGGGTGCAATGTGCTCCTACCTCTCGCGGATTATGACCGGCGAGTGGGCCAATCGGGCCCGCAAGGTGCGCGATGATGTGCAAAAGATCCTCTCCCATCTGCCCCTGGGCGATACGGCGGTGGCGCTCATGGACAGGGTCGAGGATTCGGTGAAGAATTTTATTGTGCCGGGGATGCTTTTTGAAGAGCTGGGCTTTCGCTATATAGGACCGGTGGACGGCCATCGCTTGGACCTGCTCATCCCGACCCTTCGCAATATAATGAAGATGAAGGGCCCGAATCTTGTCCACGTTGTCACCCAAAAAGGCTACGGCTATCCCTACAGCGAAAAAGAGCCCATCACTTACCACGGTGTGACGAAATTTGATCCCGAGACGGGCGAGTTCAAGAAAAAAGCCCCCGGCCCCCCTGCCTACGCCAAGGTTTTCACGGAGACCATGGCCAAGCTGAGCCGCAAGGATGAAAAGGTGGTGGCCATTTCGGCGGCCATGTTAGAGGGCACGGCGCTCGTGAACTACCAAGAAGAGTTTCCGGATCGCTGCTTCGATGTGGGCATGTGCGAGCAGCACGCCGTAACCTTCGCGGCCGGGCTCGCGCTCCAGGGGATGAAGCCCGTTGCGGCCATTTACTCAACGTTCCTCCAGCGGGCCTACGATCAAATTATCCATGATGTGTGCCTGACGAACGTGCCCGTTACTTTCGCGCTCGACCGCGCAGGCCTTGTGGGCGATGACGGCCCCACGCACCAGGGCGCCTTTGACATTGCCTATCTGCGTTGCCTGCCCAATATGATTGTCATGTCGCCCAAAGATGAAAACGAACTCCAGCGCATGACCCTGACCGCGATTGAGTATCAGGGGCCCGCCGCCGTCCGCTTCCCGAGAGGCTCTGGCGAGGGCGTCGAAATGGACGATGAAATTAAGCCCCTGTCGATTGGCGAGGCCGAACTTCTCCGCGAGGGGGACGATGTGGCGATCATCGCACTTGGGCCCATGGTGGGGCTCTCCATGGAATCGGCGGCGCAGCTTGAGGAGCTTAAGATACAGGCTGCCGTGTTAAACCTCCGGTTCGTCAAGCCTCTCGATGAGGAGAAAATCCTCGCACTCGCCAAAGGGTGCAAGCACATCGTCACGATAGAGGAGGGAACTCGTGTCGGCGGCATGGGCTCTGCGGTTGTTGAATTGCTCGCCGAAAAAGGTGTTCGCGATGTCGCTGTGACCCGGCTCGGGCTCCCCGACCGTTTTATCGAGCACGGCTCGCCCCAGATTCAGCGCGAGGACTGCGGCCTCACCCCTGGAGACATTACCCAGGCGGCCCGCGATCTCATCGAGGGCCGGGCCCGGGAAGCTTCCTCGCTCACTGGGCATGCCTAAGAGAGAGCGCCTCGACCGCCTATTAGTCGAGCAGGGCCTCGCCCCGAGCCGCGAGCGGGCGCAAAGCCTCATCCTTGCAGGCCTCGTTACGGTGAAGGGCCAGCGCGCCGATAAAGCCGGAACCGCCTATCCCCCGGATGC includes these proteins:
- a CDS encoding 1-deoxy-D-xylulose-5-phosphate synthase, whose amino-acid sequence is MGELLDRIDSPDDLKKISEEELPQVVSEIRDMIVQVTSETGGHLGASMGAAELVVALHYLFDTPRDKIIFDVGHQAYAHKILTGRRDKFGTLRQWGGIAGFPDRRESEYDALNVAHGGTSISAALGMATARDLQGEDYNVVAVIGDGSLTAGMAMEGLNNAGHMKRDVTVILNDNKMGISKNVGAMCSYLSRIMTGEWANRARKVRDDVQKILSHLPLGDTAVALMDRVEDSVKNFIVPGMLFEELGFRYIGPVDGHRLDLLIPTLRNIMKMKGPNLVHVVTQKGYGYPYSEKEPITYHGVTKFDPETGEFKKKAPGPPAYAKVFTETMAKLSRKDEKVVAISAAMLEGTALVNYQEEFPDRCFDVGMCEQHAVTFAAGLALQGMKPVAAIYSTFLQRAYDQIIHDVCLTNVPVTFALDRAGLVGDDGPTHQGAFDIAYLRCLPNMIVMSPKDENELQRMTLTAIEYQGPAAVRFPRGSGEGVEMDDEIKPLSIGEAELLREGDDVAIIALGPMVGLSMESAAQLEELKIQAAVLNLRFVKPLDEEKILALAKGCKHIVTIEEGTRVGGMGSAVVELLAEKGVRDVAVTRLGLPDRFIEHGSPQIQREDCGLTPGDITQAARDLIEGRAREASSLTGHA